The nucleotide window TAACCAGCGAGGCCCGAAGACATGGTGAAGTTCAGATTGTAGTCGCTCCCGCTAGGTTGATGATGAGAAGAAGAAGTAACCACAGCTGACATAAGATGATCCGGTATGAATGAGAAGTGTTGCTGCTGTTGCAGATGAGGATCTGATGATGAGTGGTTTTGGTTCTCACCACTCACATTATTGTTGAATGCTGAAACATTGTGATTCATTGCCTCAGGAAGAGAATGTCCTAGTTGGATTTGTGCCAATGAGAACCCACCAGAAGAAGAATattgatgatgatggtgatggtgATTGTGTggtggtgttgttgttgttctagAAGAGGAAGGCCCCAGAAAGTAGTCCATaggtgctgctgctgctgctgatgatgatgaaCACCATTGCTGTCTACCAGATGATGCTGCTGCAGCTGCTTTGTTGAACATCATCATGTTATTAGGCTCCTCATCATCACACCCTTTGGGAATCCCACCAGTGAGAAGCTCAGTGAAAGAAGCTGTTTGTGAAACGGggttatgatgatgatgatgacgatgATGAGGAACAACAACATTGCTGTGATGATGATGAGactcatttttctctttctccttttcctttGTTGTTCTCTCCCTTGCCCTCTCTCTAGCCTTCACACGAATATCAGACCTTGAGAGGGACAAGCCAGAACCTTTGCTTGTCTCAGAAGTGCTACTACAACCAGATTTAGACAAAGACATGTTCTGACTCTGGTTATTGTTATtgccattctcattttcataattCTCACCATCTACTGCCCCAGCAGCAACATCAGTGTTTGCTCTCTTCTCATGATCATCACTTTTGGGGGTGTCAGGGAAATTGTTCAAAGAAGGAAGTTCAGAAATGGAATCAGAAGCAGATTTGATAAGCCATTCCACAGCTTTACTAGGTTGGTCATAACCCAAGCGATCTTGAAGGTCATAGAACTGAATGGCAGTGGTCACAGAAAGCCTAACCCTTCTATCTCTCAACCCTTTTGAAGTCATCACTTTGCTGTGCCTGTCTTTGCCACCAGATGCACGAGACACCCTTATGATCCTCGaagagtggtggtggtggtggtgccaGCTGCTGTGGAACCTGTTCGTGCTCTCTCCATCActgcctcttcttcttctcacctTCTGTGCTTGAATCTCATCCTCCTCCTCCATACCACAATCATGCCTTGCACAAAACACACACTTTTGTCTTTCTCTTTATGTTTGTTATGTTACACTtgtaaagagagagaagagtgaAAGTGTGGGGTTGGCTACTATGTCCTTTgcattgatgatgatgataattcaGAGACTGCTTTGGTTGTGTAGTGATAAAAAGGCCTTTTTTTAATGCTCTGATATATCACGGTCCAAATCAGGAGGCCCTTGTTTAGCTTTTTGCAGTTGCAGAACACTGAACTAGGTCTCAACACCCTCTCTCTTACCCTTCCTTGCAAAACCACACCCAGCTGCTACCATAAACAACCAAACaatttttctactaattaattatcaatcaaaaccaaaagtaaattaaaataaattcaattcaattgaaatatttcGTACACTTCTCAGATTCACTAAGTAGTAAGTACACAGTAGATAAGATCTGACTGTGTTTAGATTAGTTGGTATATAGCACATTAAAAACCGATAtacttttatgaaaaaaaaactcaaggcTTTGAGAAAAGGTTGAATTGAAATGTGTCCTTCCGTACAAACTGTCATTAATAATGAGTCTTTACCAACTTAGGAAAGCATATATTTGGTTTCTGGCAAATGT belongs to Glycine soja cultivar W05 chromosome 5, ASM419377v2, whole genome shotgun sequence and includes:
- the LOC114412776 gene encoding transcription factor TCP2-like, whose amino-acid sequence is MEEEDEIQAQKVRRRRGSDGESTNRFHSSWHHHHHHSSRIIRVSRASGGKDRHSKVMTSKGLRDRRVRLSVTTAIQFYDLQDRLGYDQPSKAVEWLIKSASDSISELPSLNNFPDTPKSDDHEKRANTDVAAGAVDGENYENENGNNNNQSQNMSLSKSGCSSTSETSKGSGLSLSRSDIRVKARERARERTTKEKEKEKNESHHHHSNVVVPHHRHHHHHNPVSQTASFTELLTGGIPKGCDDEEPNNMMMFNKAAAAASSGRQQWCSSSSAAAAAPMDYFLGPSSSRTTTTPPHNHHHHHHQYSSSGGFSLAQIQLGHSLPEAMNHNVSAFNNNVSGENQNHSSSDPHLQQQQHFSFIPDHLMSAVVTSSSHHQPSGSDYNLNFTMSSGLAGYNRGTLQSNSPSLLPHLQRFSPLDGSTVPFFIGAAPSAAVAAPAMENNTTTTNNHHHHQFSSGFDGSRLQLYYGHSDQKGKAKN